In a single window of the Gossypium hirsutum isolate 1008001.06 chromosome A13, Gossypium_hirsutum_v2.1, whole genome shotgun sequence genome:
- the LOC107893735 gene encoding nuclear envelope-associated protein 2 isoform X1, which translates to MSVSNQSSLPSSSSSMDFDPLLKDLNEKKQSFRRNVVSLAAELKEVRSRLASQEQSFAQETLTRQEAETKARHMEEEIFKLQTRLEERNGQLQASASAAEKYLRELDDLRSQLSVTQATADASAASAQSAQLQCVTLLKELDEKNKSLKEHEDRVTRLGEQLDNLQKDLQARECSQKLLKDEVLRIEHDIMQAVARAGANKDCELRKLLDEFSPKNFEKINKLLTVKDEEITKLKDEIRIMSAHWKLKTKELESQLEKQRRADQELKKRVLKLEFCLQEARSQTRKLQRMGERRDKALKELRDQLAAKQQSGGVGAEKQNFWETSGFKIVVSMSMLILVVFSKR; encoded by the exons ATGTCAGTGTCTAATCAATCATCCCTTCCGTCTTCATCATCTTCTATGGATTTTGATCCTTTATTGAAGGATTTGAATGAGAAGAAGCAGAGTTTCCGGCGTAACGTGGTGTCGCTGGCGGCGGAGTTGAAGGAGGTTAGAAGCCGTTTGGCGTCGCAGGAGCAGTCATTTGCTCAAGAAACCCTAACAAGACAG gAAGCGGAGACAAAGGCAAGGCACATGGAAGAGGAAATATTTAAATTGCAGACGAGGTTAGAGGAGAGAAATGGGCAGCTTCAAGCTTCAGCCTCTGCTGCTGAGAAG TATCTAAGGGAATTGGATGATCTTAGATCACAGCTTTCTGTGACACAAGCAACTGCTGATGCTAGTGCAGCATCAGCTCAGTCAGCGCAACTGCAGTGTGTAACATTGTTAAAGGAgttggatgagaagaataagtcATTGAAGGAGCATGAGGATCGTGTAACTAGGTTAGGAGAGCAACTAGATAATTTGCAGAAGGATCTCCAGGCTAGGGAATGTTCGCAAAAGCTGCTGAAAGATGAGGTCTTGAGAATTGAGCATGATATCATGCAAGCTGTTGCTAGGGCTGGAGCAAATAAGGACTGTGAGCTCAGGAAACTTTTGGATGAGTTTTCTCCCAAGAATTTTGAAAAGATTAATAAGCTTTTAACTGTCAAGGATGAAGAAATAACCAAACTGAAAGATGAAATTAGGATTATGTCAGCGCACTGGAAGCTTAAAACCAAAGAACTGGAATCACAG TTAGAGAAACAGCGGCGAGCTGATCAAGAACTGAAAAAGAGGGTGTTGAAGTTGGAATTTTGTCTCCAGGAAGCTCGTTCTCAGACACGAAAACTCCAAAGG ATGGGAGAGCGAAGGGACAAAGCTCTGAAAGAACTTAGAGATCAGCTGGCAGCAAAACAACAAAGCGGAGGTGTTGGTGCTGAGAAACAGAATTTCTGGGAAACATCTGGTTTCAAGATTGTAGTCTCCATGTCAATGCTGATCTTGGTGGTGTTTTCAAAGCGGTGA
- the LOC107893735 gene encoding nuclear envelope-associated protein 2 isoform X2, with translation MEAETKARHMEEEIFKLQTRLEERNGQLQASASAAEKYLRELDDLRSQLSVTQATADASAASAQSAQLQCVTLLKELDEKNKSLKEHEDRVTRLGEQLDNLQKDLQARECSQKLLKDEVLRIEHDIMQAVARAGANKDCELRKLLDEFSPKNFEKINKLLTVKDEEITKLKDEIRIMSAHWKLKTKELESQLEKQRRADQELKKRVLKLEFCLQEARSQTRKLQRMGERRDKALKELRDQLAAKQQSGGVGAEKQNFWETSGFKIVVSMSMLILVVFSKR, from the exons ATG gAAGCGGAGACAAAGGCAAGGCACATGGAAGAGGAAATATTTAAATTGCAGACGAGGTTAGAGGAGAGAAATGGGCAGCTTCAAGCTTCAGCCTCTGCTGCTGAGAAG TATCTAAGGGAATTGGATGATCTTAGATCACAGCTTTCTGTGACACAAGCAACTGCTGATGCTAGTGCAGCATCAGCTCAGTCAGCGCAACTGCAGTGTGTAACATTGTTAAAGGAgttggatgagaagaataagtcATTGAAGGAGCATGAGGATCGTGTAACTAGGTTAGGAGAGCAACTAGATAATTTGCAGAAGGATCTCCAGGCTAGGGAATGTTCGCAAAAGCTGCTGAAAGATGAGGTCTTGAGAATTGAGCATGATATCATGCAAGCTGTTGCTAGGGCTGGAGCAAATAAGGACTGTGAGCTCAGGAAACTTTTGGATGAGTTTTCTCCCAAGAATTTTGAAAAGATTAATAAGCTTTTAACTGTCAAGGATGAAGAAATAACCAAACTGAAAGATGAAATTAGGATTATGTCAGCGCACTGGAAGCTTAAAACCAAAGAACTGGAATCACAG TTAGAGAAACAGCGGCGAGCTGATCAAGAACTGAAAAAGAGGGTGTTGAAGTTGGAATTTTGTCTCCAGGAAGCTCGTTCTCAGACACGAAAACTCCAAAGG ATGGGAGAGCGAAGGGACAAAGCTCTGAAAGAACTTAGAGATCAGCTGGCAGCAAAACAACAAAGCGGAGGTGTTGGTGCTGAGAAACAGAATTTCTGGGAAACATCTGGTTTCAAGATTGTAGTCTCCATGTCAATGCTGATCTTGGTGGTGTTTTCAAAGCGGTGA